A single Cannabis sativa cultivar Pink pepper isolate KNU-18-1 chromosome 7, ASM2916894v1, whole genome shotgun sequence DNA region contains:
- the LOC115697708 gene encoding DNA-damage-repair/toleration protein DRT111, chloroplastic, giving the protein MLGGLYGDLPPPSSADEEKSTNSSVWSSSTKMAPPTLRKPSSIFAPPQTILKPQIKNKPLTSVQPKPITSPAVAVAPLPSIIPEVVAQPALVGVTSTVIEEYDPARPNDYEEYRREKKKKLMDAEIRRELERRRQEEEEREKREKREREEREKDRDRDRDRDHGDSRLNISGEEAWRRRAAMSSAVPVPRSPSPPNNVDGFAIGKSETSGLGLGAGGHMTAAQRMMAKMGWKEGQGLGKQEQGITTPLMAKKTDRRAGVIVNASEQKSEKKVKSASLNGPPTRVLMLRNMVGPGEVDDELEDEVGSECAKYGTVTRVLIFEITEPNFPVDEAVRIFVQFERSEETTKALIDLDGRYFGGRTVRASFYDEERFGKNELAPMPGEIPGFF; this is encoded by the exons ATGTTAGGCGGATTGTACGGTGACCTCCCTCCGCCCTCTTCCGCCGATGAAGAGAAATCAACCAACTCCTCCGTCTGGTCAAGCAGCACAAAAATGGCACCGCCGACACTTCGTAAACCCTCGTCAATTTTCGCCCCACCACAAACGATTTTAAAGCCCCAAATCAAGAACAAGCCTTTAACTTCGGTGCAGCCAAAACCTATCACGTCGCCGGCGGTGGCGGTGGCGCCTCTGCCTTCGATAATTCCGGAGGTTGTTGCGCAGCCTGCTCTTGTGGGTGTTACTTCCACGGTGATTGAAGAGTATGATCCGGCGAGGCCCAATGATTACGAGGAGTATAggagggagaagaagaagaaattgatGGATGCCGAGATTAGGAGAGAGCTCGAGAGAAGGCGGCAAGAGGAAGAGgagagggaaaagagagagaagagggAGAGAGAAGAGAGGGAGAAGGATAGGGATAGGGATAGGGATAGAGATCATGGTGATTCGCGGTTGAACATTTCGGGTGAGGAAGCTTGGAGAAGGCGTGCGGCGATGAGTAGTGCAGTGCCTGTGCCTAGGTCGCCATCTCCACCGAATAATGTAGATGGGTTTGCCATTGGAAAGTCGGAAACCAGTGGATTGGGATTGGGTGCTGGTGGTCATATGACTGCTGCACAGAGAATGATGGCGAAAATGGGGTGGAAGGAGGGTCAAGGGCTTGGCAAGCAGGAACAAGGGATTACTACTCCATTGATGGCCAAGAAAACTGATCGTCGAGCTGGGGTCATTGTAAATGCTAGTGAACAGAAGTCGGAGAAGAAGGTGAAGAGTGCTAGTCTTAATGGACCACCCACTCGGGTTCTTATGCTTAGAAATATG GTGGGACCTGGTGAGGTAGACGATGAGCTAGAAGACGAGGTAGGATCAGAGTGCGCAAAGTACGGAACAGTTACTCGGGTTCTTATATTCGAAATAACAGAGCCAAATTTCCCAGTTGATGAAGCAGTAAGAATCTTCGTGCAGTTTGAGAGATCTGAGGAAACTACAAAAGCATTAATTGACCTCGATGGTCGGTACTTTGGGGGAAGAACTGTCCGTGCCTCATTCTACGACGAGGAGAGGTTTGGCAAGAATGAATTGGCTCCAATGCCTGGAGAAATCCCGGGTTTCTTTTGA
- the LOC133039759 gene encoding uncharacterized protein LOC133039759 produces the protein MVEILLVPTHTANVKIFAWRVLHDALPVATSLVRRKIITDSTCSICRQSWESTRHALFSCKYAKAVWRSQNFSFNWHACTSMRSGDYLLHLSTTYTKFEMEQIFCTMWAIWTERNKVVHGSTARSAQNLATFASVWLQNYRAAQQHHASTASTSAAPHQQPQATTTSTSAPAASHQQRAQTQSQSWSPPTPGGFKLNVDVAVNPSMNTTGVGAVIRDSNGHVVAAMSMPIVGNFKFHEMEGKALFHSLNWAIQQQLPVTQVETDALMVTNALTAPFNPNSSFSDLIVDVISLLFFFPNVRSANEAAYGLAKFALGVDETCSWLEYFPSSTLNFTPKSKP, from the exons ATGGTGGAAATTCTTTTGGTCCCTACACATACTGCAAATGTCAAAATTTTTGCTTGGCGAGTTCTCCATGACGCATTACCAGTAGCTACTTCACTTGTTAGGAGGAAGATCATAACCGATTCGACTTGCTCGATCTGTAGACAATCTTGGGAATCAACGAGGCATGCACTCTTCAGTTGTAAATATGCCAAGGCTGTTTGGCGATCTCAGAACTTTTCGTTCAATTGGCATGCTTGTACCTCGATGCGAAGTGGTGATTACTTGCTGCATCTTTCAACCACATACACTAAGTTTGAGATGGAACAAATTTTTTGTACTATGTGGGCCATCTGGACAGAGAGAAATAAGGTAGTGCATGGTTCAACTGCACGATCAGCCCAGAATTTGGCCACATTTGCCTCTGTTTGGCTTCAGAATTATCGAGCAGCTCAACAACACCATGCTTCAACTGCTTCTACATCAGCAGCGCCACATCAGCAACCACAGGCGACGACAACTTCAACTTCTGCACCAGCAGCTTCGCACCAGCAACGTGCACAAACTCAGTCTCAATCGTGGTCCCCTCCAACTCCAGGCGGCTTTAAGTTGAACGTTGATGTAGCTGTCAATCCTTCAATGAATACAACAGGTGTGGGGGCTGTTATTCGAGATTCTAATGGACACGTTGTGGCGGCTATGTCAATGCCAATTGTtggtaattttaaatttcatgaaatGGAAGGCAAAGCACTCTTCCACAGTCTCAATTGGGCTATTCAACAACAGTTACCGGTTACACAAGTCGAGACTGATGCCCTCATGGTGACAAATGCTTTGACTGCTCCCTTCAATCCAAATTCCtctttttcagatttaataGTTGATGTAATTagtcttttattctttttcccTAACGTACGTTCTGCAAATGAAGCGGCTTATGGCCTTGCTAAGTTTGCTTTAGGGGTGGATGAGACTTGTTCTTGGTTGGAG TACTTTCCTTCTTCCACCTTAAATTTCACTCCCAAATCTAAACCCTAA